In the genome of Chryseobacterium arthrosphaerae, one region contains:
- the pdhA gene encoding pyruvate dehydrogenase (acetyl-transferring) E1 component subunit alpha codes for MKEFSKEVYLKWYEDMTMWRRFEDKCRSLYLKQKIRGFLHLYNGQEAIPAGFTHAMDLTKDSMITAYRCHIHPMAMGVDPKRIMAELCGKATGTSGGMGGSMHIFSKEHRFYGGHGIVGGQIPLGAGIAFADKYFDRKAVNICFFGDGAARQGSLHETFNMAMNWKLPVVFVVENNQYAMGTSVKRTANHEDIYKLGLGYEMPCLAVDAMDPVKVAEAAYEAIERARRGDGPTFIEARTYRYRGHSMSDAEPYRSKEEVAIHKNDDPIELVKHRILENGWATEAELEAIDNKSRDFVEECIEFMENSPYPDAEKIYEYVYAQEDYPFLDKLEN; via the coding sequence ATGAAAGAATTTTCTAAAGAGGTATACCTGAAGTGGTATGAAGATATGACAATGTGGAGAAGGTTTGAAGACAAATGCCGTTCTCTTTACCTAAAACAAAAGATCAGAGGATTTTTACATTTGTATAACGGTCAGGAAGCAATCCCTGCCGGATTTACACATGCAATGGATCTTACAAAAGACAGTATGATCACTGCTTACAGATGCCACATCCATCCAATGGCGATGGGAGTAGATCCTAAGAGAATCATGGCTGAACTTTGTGGTAAAGCTACAGGTACATCCGGAGGTATGGGTGGATCTATGCACATTTTCAGCAAAGAGCACCGTTTTTACGGAGGTCATGGTATTGTTGGAGGACAAATTCCTTTAGGAGCAGGTATTGCTTTTGCTGATAAATATTTCGACAGAAAAGCTGTAAACATTTGCTTCTTCGGAGATGGTGCTGCAAGACAAGGTTCTTTACATGAAACATTCAACATGGCAATGAACTGGAAGCTTCCTGTAGTATTTGTGGTAGAAAACAACCAATATGCAATGGGAACTTCTGTAAAAAGAACAGCCAACCACGAAGATATCTATAAATTAGGATTAGGATACGAAATGCCTTGTCTTGCTGTAGATGCAATGGATCCTGTAAAAGTGGCTGAAGCTGCTTACGAGGCTATTGAAAGAGCAAGAAGAGGAGACGGGCCTACATTCATTGAAGCAAGAACTTACCGTTACAGAGGTCACTCTATGTCTGATGCTGAGCCTTACAGATCTAAAGAAGAAGTAGCAATTCATAAGAATGATGATCCAATTGAATTGGTAAAACACAGAATTCTTGAAAACGGCTGGGCTACAGAAGCTGAATTGGAAGCTATCGACAACAAGTCAAGAGACTTCGTTGAAGAATGCATCGAATTCATGGAGAACTCTCCATATCCGGACGCTGAGAAAATTTATGAGTATGTATATGCTCAGGAAGATTATCCATTCTTAGACAAATTAGAAAACTAA
- a CDS encoding ABC transporter ATP-binding protein, which produces MIKARNIHKSYGNLEVLKGVDIHIKTGEVVSIVGESGAGKSTLLQILGTLDHPTQSGKYDTEIAIAGESFINMNDKQLSKFRNQNIGFVFQFHQLLPEFTALENVLLPTRIAGANEREAIEKAYALFEDLKIEQRLNHKPNQLSGGEAQRVAVARALINSPKIIFADEPTGNLDSKNADDLHRLFFDLRDKYNQTFVIVTHNPNLAEITDRKLVMKDGMIIE; this is translated from the coding sequence ATGATTAAAGCGAGAAATATCCATAAATCTTATGGAAATTTAGAAGTACTGAAAGGAGTTGATATTCATATCAAAACAGGAGAAGTTGTTTCTATTGTAGGAGAATCGGGAGCAGGTAAATCTACGTTGCTGCAGATTCTGGGAACTCTTGATCATCCTACCCAATCCGGTAAATATGATACTGAAATTGCGATCGCAGGAGAATCATTTATTAATATGAATGACAAGCAGCTTTCAAAATTCAGAAATCAGAATATCGGTTTTGTATTTCAGTTTCACCAGCTTCTTCCGGAGTTTACTGCTCTGGAAAACGTATTGCTTCCTACGAGAATTGCAGGAGCTAATGAAAGAGAAGCTATAGAAAAGGCCTATGCTTTGTTTGAAGACTTAAAGATAGAGCAGAGGCTGAATCATAAACCCAATCAGCTTTCCGGTGGAGAAGCTCAGAGGGTGGCCGTAGCAAGAGCTTTAATCAATTCGCCAAAAATCATCTTTGCAGATGAGCCAACCGGAAACCTGGATTCAAAAAATGCGGATGATCTCCACAGGTTATTTTTTGATCTGAGAGATAAGTACAATCAGACTTTTGTGATTGTAACCCACAATCCGAACCTAGCTGAAATTACAGACCGGAAGCTCGTCATGAAAGATGGAATGATTATAGAATAA
- a CDS encoding NIPSNAP family protein, whose protein sequence is MKRLFISLFIISGCLIFGQEKTGEKNIHNKLPVHQLRIYEIPKENRQVFLDRFRDHALRIMKKYGFHIISIWESEFNEKTEFVYLLEWKDEDTMKAAWDKFMADKEWKEIKAETAKLHGSFVNNIEDRKLKLTEFSPQKKLLK, encoded by the coding sequence ATGAAGCGCTTGTTCATCTCATTATTCATTATATCCGGCTGTCTGATTTTCGGACAGGAAAAGACCGGGGAAAAAAACATTCACAATAAACTTCCGGTTCATCAATTAAGGATCTACGAAATTCCCAAAGAAAACAGACAGGTATTTCTGGACCGGTTCAGGGATCATGCACTCAGGATCATGAAAAAATACGGTTTTCATATTATCAGCATATGGGAATCGGAATTCAATGAAAAAACAGAATTTGTCTACCTGCTTGAATGGAAAGATGAAGATACAATGAAAGCAGCCTGGGATAAATTTATGGCAGATAAGGAATGGAAAGAAATTAAAGCTGAAACGGCAAAATTACATGGCAGTTTTGTTAATAATATTGAAGACAGAAAACTGAAATTGACGGAATTTTCACCACAAAAGAAGCTGTTGAAATAA
- a CDS encoding pyruvate dehydrogenase complex dihydrolipoamide acetyltransferase — MAEVITMPRLSDTMTEGKVAKWHKKVGDKVKEGDILAEIETDKAVQDFESEVEGTLLYVGVEEGSAAAVDSVLAIIGNEGEDISGLTGGAAAPSAGSEEKKSEEQPKTEAVETASAEVPAGVEVITMPRLSDTMTEGKVAKWHKNVGDTVKEGDLLAEIETDKAVQDFESEFNGVLLKQGVEEGGAAPVDSVLAIIGPEGTDVSAVGAPKAAAPASEKPAEQKAEAKTEEKAAPAANTSSSDRVAISPLAKKMAQDKGVDINAVQGSGENGRIVKKDIENYQPAAQPAASAPAASAAAQVAVNFVQGEDTETPNSQVRNIIAKRLSESKFSAPHYYLMVEINMDKAIEARKEINSLPDTKISFNDMIIKATAIALRKHPQVNSSWAGDKIIHRGNINIGVAVAIPDGLVVPVLKNTDQMSYTQISAAVKDMASRAKNKGLKANEMEGSTFSISNLGMFGIETFTSIINQPNSAILSVGAIIEKPIVKDGQIVVGNTMKLSLACDHRVVDGATGAQFLQTLRTYLESPLTLLL; from the coding sequence ATGGCAGAAGTAATTACGATGCCCCGCCTTTCCGACACTATGACGGAAGGTAAAGTGGCGAAATGGCATAAAAAAGTAGGAGATAAAGTAAAGGAAGGAGATATTTTAGCTGAAATTGAAACTGACAAGGCAGTTCAGGATTTCGAATCTGAAGTAGAAGGTACTCTTTTATACGTAGGTGTAGAAGAAGGAAGTGCCGCTGCTGTAGACTCTGTTTTAGCAATTATCGGTAATGAAGGAGAAGATATTTCAGGATTAACAGGCGGAGCTGCTGCTCCCAGTGCCGGTTCTGAAGAAAAAAAATCAGAAGAACAGCCTAAAACAGAAGCTGTGGAAACTGCTTCAGCGGAAGTTCCGGCAGGAGTAGAAGTGATTACAATGCCAAGACTTTCCGATACTATGACAGAAGGGAAAGTCGCTAAATGGCACAAAAATGTTGGCGATACAGTAAAAGAAGGAGATCTTCTAGCTGAGATCGAAACAGATAAAGCAGTACAGGACTTCGAATCTGAATTCAACGGAGTACTGTTGAAGCAAGGTGTAGAAGAAGGTGGTGCTGCCCCGGTAGATTCCGTATTGGCAATCATTGGCCCTGAAGGAACTGATGTTTCAGCAGTAGGAGCTCCTAAAGCGGCTGCTCCGGCGTCAGAAAAACCGGCTGAACAAAAGGCAGAAGCTAAAACTGAAGAAAAAGCTGCTCCGGCTGCTAACACTTCATCTTCTGACAGAGTGGCGATTTCTCCATTAGCTAAGAAAATGGCTCAGGATAAAGGAGTTGACATCAATGCTGTTCAGGGTTCCGGAGAAAACGGAAGAATCGTTAAAAAAGATATTGAAAACTATCAGCCTGCTGCCCAACCAGCTGCTTCAGCTCCGGCTGCAAGTGCTGCTGCTCAGGTTGCAGTAAACTTCGTTCAGGGAGAAGATACAGAGACTCCAAACTCACAGGTAAGAAATATCATTGCAAAACGTCTTTCTGAAAGTAAGTTCTCTGCTCCTCACTATTACCTGATGGTTGAGATCAACATGGATAAAGCTATCGAAGCTAGAAAAGAGATCAACTCTCTTCCGGATACGAAGATTTCATTCAACGATATGATCATTAAAGCAACTGCCATTGCTTTAAGAAAACATCCACAGGTAAATTCAAGCTGGGCGGGAGATAAGATCATCCACAGAGGAAATATCAATATTGGTGTAGCAGTTGCTATTCCTGACGGATTGGTTGTTCCTGTATTGAAGAATACCGACCAGATGTCTTATACCCAGATTTCTGCAGCTGTTAAAGATATGGCTTCAAGAGCTAAAAACAAAGGTCTTAAAGCTAACGAAATGGAAGGTTCTACCTTCTCTATTTCTAACCTGGGAATGTTCGGGATCGAGACCTTTACAAGTATTATCAATCAGCCTAACTCTGCAATCCTTTCAGTAGGAGCAATCATCGAGAAACCAATCGTTAAGGACGGTCAGATCGTAGTAGGAAACACCATGAAACTTTCATTGGCATGTGACCACAGAGTAGTAGACGGCGCTACAGGTGCTCAGTTCTTACAGACATTAAGAACCTATTTAGAAAGTCCATTGACATTGTTACTGTAA
- a CDS encoding BlaI/MecI/CopY family transcriptional regulator codes for MKINHLTSAEENFMKLFWKMESFYLKDVMEQHPEPKPHQNTVSTYLKILVEKGYLSTVKEGRIFKYTVLVPLEEYKKFLLKELSHNFFNDSGKEILDFLFIEKLISQNDLTGYFDLKIEMKPTKTEEPTFEYANEVLSPKKEKKTKGKEKEKDKEKKKKKKKDS; via the coding sequence ATGAAAATTAATCATCTTACTTCCGCAGAGGAAAACTTTATGAAGCTGTTTTGGAAAATGGAATCTTTCTATCTGAAGGACGTTATGGAGCAGCATCCCGAACCCAAACCACATCAGAATACGGTTTCCACCTATCTGAAAATACTGGTTGAAAAGGGATATCTGTCTACTGTAAAAGAAGGGAGAATATTCAAATACACCGTGCTTGTTCCTTTGGAAGAATATAAAAAATTTCTGCTGAAAGAGCTTTCCCACAACTTCTTTAATGATTCCGGTAAAGAGATTCTGGACTTTTTATTCATTGAAAAACTAATATCCCAGAATGATCTTACAGGATATTTTGATCTTAAGATCGAGATGAAACCGACAAAAACAGAAGAACCTACTTTCGAATATGCCAATGAGGTCCTGAGTCCTAAAAAAGAGAAAAAAACAAAAGGAAAGGAAAAGGAAAAAGACAAGGAGAAAAAGAAAAAAAAGAAAAAAGATTCATAG
- a CDS encoding phosphatase PAP2 family protein: protein MSVRESSLKETLLYFLPVLLMIIVPVIIWLTWNVKTGRYTNMDVSNRVQRKTLYIFIAACVVTYLIFNYTRKGYIDLVMLFILILLFTLQISNYFIKSSMHTAFNIFVAALFFTLDWKMGLIWLGISILVGITRVILKRHTVKEVFMGAGIAFMVSFLYLYCNIQFQH from the coding sequence ATGAGTGTCAGAGAATCTTCTCTCAAGGAAACACTCCTCTATTTCCTGCCCGTATTATTAATGATCATTGTTCCTGTGATCATATGGCTGACCTGGAATGTAAAAACAGGAAGATATACCAATATGGATGTCTCTAACAGGGTTCAGCGCAAAACATTATATATATTTATCGCAGCCTGTGTGGTGACCTATCTGATTTTCAATTATACCAGGAAAGGATATATTGATCTGGTTATGCTGTTTATTTTAATACTGCTTTTCACTCTTCAGATCAGCAATTATTTTATTAAAAGTTCAATGCATACGGCGTTCAATATATTTGTAGCTGCATTATTTTTCACATTAGACTGGAAGATGGGTCTTATATGGCTGGGCATTTCCATCCTGGTCGGAATTACCCGGGTTATCTTAAAAAGACACACCGTAAAAGAGGTATTTATGGGAGCCGGAATAGCTTTTATGGTATCTTTTCTTTATCTTTATTGCAATATTCAATTTCAACATTAG